From Diadema setosum chromosome 5, eeDiaSeto1, whole genome shotgun sequence, the proteins below share one genomic window:
- the LOC140229151 gene encoding renalase-like isoform X1, producing MYKVLIVGAGPTGALIANGLRRELQQKVAIVMWDKSKGTGGRMSTSRSPTDGKCIADLGAQYISVLPDYATKHAGYYKDLLDNGLIKSLAGKIEGMREKYFNPDTKNYVTPSGISSIVKHYLKKSGAVVNFDHHLSRVEVDNTTSADHPRLAAFTADSSTEGAFDAVVLTMPVPQILQQEGLTRQSLEENSPLRQKLEEVQYSSRYALALFYPPGVSIDLPFVGKYVEGNPCIRWVSLDNKKRGADESIGPSLVVHTSVPFGIKHLEEAKENIQPIILQHLKAVVPNLPEPASIKCQKWRYSQVSKPMEGAPGHVTISEQQSYLLLAAGDGFSHSNFDGCIESAESTLSKLLEFFQKSSQL from the exons ATGTACAAGGTGTTGATTGTCGGAGCTGGACCCACGGGGGCCCTGATTGCGAACGGGTTGCGACGAGAGCTACAGCAAAAAGTTGCCATTGTGATGTGGGACAAGTCCAAAGGCACAG GAGGAAGGATGAGTACCAGCAGATCACCTACCGATGGGAAGTGCATTGCTGACCTGGGAGCTCAGTACATCAGTGTGCTTCCCGACTATGCTACAAAACATGCAGG GTACTACAAGGATCTGTTGGACAATGGTCTGATCAAGTCTCTAGCTGGCAAGATTGAGGGCATGAGAGAGAAATATTTCAACCCTGACACAAAGAATTATGTTACTCCAAGTGGAATAAGCTCTATCGTCAAACACTACCTCAAAAAATCTG GAGCAGTGGTGAACTTTGACCACCACTTATCGAGGGTGGAAGTGGACAATACCACATCAGCTGACCACCCCAGGTTGGCAGCGTTCACAGCGGACTCGTCAACGGAGGGCGCTTTTGATGCCGTCGTCCTGACGATGCCCGTTCCTCAGATTCTCCAGCAGGAGGGCCTGACTCGACAGTCTCTAG AAGAGAACAGTCCCCTGAGACAGAAGCTGGAGGAGGTCCAGTACTCTTCAAGGTATGCCCTGGCCCTCTTCTATCCCCCTGGTGTCTCCATCGACCTCCCCTTTGTGGGCAAGTATGTCGAGGGAAACCCATGCATCCGATGGGTGTCTTTGGACAACAAGAAGAGAGGTGCAG ATGAGTCCATCGGTCCCTCGCTGGTGGTGCACACCAGTGTGCCCTTTGGCATCAAGCACTTGGAAGAAGCCAAGGAGAACATTCAgccaatcatcctccagcatctGAAGGCCGTTGTCCCCAACCTGCCGGAGCCAGCAAGTATCAAGTGTCAGAAATGGAGATACTCACAG GTCAGCAAGCCAATGGAGGGAGCCCCAGGTCATGTGACCATCTCGGAGCAGCAGTCTTATTTGCTCCTGGCTGCCGGGGATGGTTTCTCTCATTCCAACTTCGATGGTTGCATCGAGTCTGCGGAGAGCACTCTGAGCAAATTGCTGGAATTCTTTCAGAAATCGTCACAATTATAG
- the LOC140229150 gene encoding marginal zone B- and B1-cell-specific protein-like, whose protein sequence is MFGPTKTTRCIFLLAFLLVCLISIHVASAQEGEVPLKRGPRRGFEKDSPPTNDFEEEWDPEEGDEEEEEEEEEVPARPPGEQSLGTINFSTPDLDDEEYHSPHLPGAMKCDACSILTHMMVERLDAANKKRPSLKKKLPESEIIDIFEDLCDDEFNNVGIKEVNGKKRLSGPGSKIADTPGIMQGGGKWPFRMMQMCQGYLGDFGEEELYQFYLQGQLKKKVCSGPQGVCRKEKKKASNKKEPKKKKAKNEL, encoded by the exons ATGTTCGGCCCAACGAAAACCACTCGGTGCATATTTCTCCTAGCTTTCCTACTTGTATGTCTTATCAGCATTCATGTAGCCAGTGCACAGGAGGGAGAGGTACCCCTGAAAAGGGGACCACGCCGGGGATTTGAGAAGGATTCTCCACCAACCAATGATTTTGAGGAGGAATGGGATCCGGAAGAgggggatgaggaggaggaagaagaggaggaggaggtgccCGCAAGACCACCAGGTGAACAGAGCTTAGGAACCATCAACTTCTCCACACCCGATCTGGATGATGAGGAGTACCACTCACCCCACCTTCCGGGTGCAATGAAGTGTGATGCTTGCTCTATCCTCACTCATATG ATGGTAGAAAGACTTGATGCAGCAAACAAGAAGAGGCCATCACTGAAAAAGAAACTGCCGGAGTCAGAAATCATTGACATCTTTGAGGATCTGTGTGATGACGAATTCAACAA TGTTGGAATCAAAGAAGTTAATGGAAAGAAGAGGCTGTCAGGCCCTGGATCCAAGATTGCAGACACTCCAGGCATCATGCAAGGAGGAGGCAAATGGCCCTTCAG GATGATGCAAATGTGCCAGGGTTACCTGGGCGACTTTGGGGAGGAGGAGCTCTACCAGTTCTACCTCCAAGGCCAGCTGAAGAAGAAAGTGTGCAGCGGACCACAGGGGGTGTGcaggaaggagaaaaagaaagccAGTAATAAGAAGGAGCCTAAGAAGAAGAAAGCCAAAAATGAGTTATAG
- the LOC140229151 gene encoding renalase-like isoform X2 has translation MYKVLIVGAGPTGALIANGLRRELQQKVAIVMWDKSKGTGGRMSTSRSPTDGKCIADLGAQYISVLPDYATKHAGYYKDLLDNGLIKSLAGKIEGMREKYFNPDTKNYVTPSGISSIVKHYLKKSVVNFDHHLSRVEVDNTTSADHPRLAAFTADSSTEGAFDAVVLTMPVPQILQQEGLTRQSLEENSPLRQKLEEVQYSSRYALALFYPPGVSIDLPFVGKYVEGNPCIRWVSLDNKKRGADESIGPSLVVHTSVPFGIKHLEEAKENIQPIILQHLKAVVPNLPEPASIKCQKWRYSQVSKPMEGAPGHVTISEQQSYLLLAAGDGFSHSNFDGCIESAESTLSKLLEFFQKSSQL, from the exons ATGTACAAGGTGTTGATTGTCGGAGCTGGACCCACGGGGGCCCTGATTGCGAACGGGTTGCGACGAGAGCTACAGCAAAAAGTTGCCATTGTGATGTGGGACAAGTCCAAAGGCACAG GAGGAAGGATGAGTACCAGCAGATCACCTACCGATGGGAAGTGCATTGCTGACCTGGGAGCTCAGTACATCAGTGTGCTTCCCGACTATGCTACAAAACATGCAGG GTACTACAAGGATCTGTTGGACAATGGTCTGATCAAGTCTCTAGCTGGCAAGATTGAGGGCATGAGAGAGAAATATTTCAACCCTGACACAAAGAATTATGTTACTCCAAGTGGAATAAGCTCTATCGTCAAACACTACCTCAAAAAATCTG TGGTGAACTTTGACCACCACTTATCGAGGGTGGAAGTGGACAATACCACATCAGCTGACCACCCCAGGTTGGCAGCGTTCACAGCGGACTCGTCAACGGAGGGCGCTTTTGATGCCGTCGTCCTGACGATGCCCGTTCCTCAGATTCTCCAGCAGGAGGGCCTGACTCGACAGTCTCTAG AAGAGAACAGTCCCCTGAGACAGAAGCTGGAGGAGGTCCAGTACTCTTCAAGGTATGCCCTGGCCCTCTTCTATCCCCCTGGTGTCTCCATCGACCTCCCCTTTGTGGGCAAGTATGTCGAGGGAAACCCATGCATCCGATGGGTGTCTTTGGACAACAAGAAGAGAGGTGCAG ATGAGTCCATCGGTCCCTCGCTGGTGGTGCACACCAGTGTGCCCTTTGGCATCAAGCACTTGGAAGAAGCCAAGGAGAACATTCAgccaatcatcctccagcatctGAAGGCCGTTGTCCCCAACCTGCCGGAGCCAGCAAGTATCAAGTGTCAGAAATGGAGATACTCACAG GTCAGCAAGCCAATGGAGGGAGCCCCAGGTCATGTGACCATCTCGGAGCAGCAGTCTTATTTGCTCCTGGCTGCCGGGGATGGTTTCTCTCATTCCAACTTCGATGGTTGCATCGAGTCTGCGGAGAGCACTCTGAGCAAATTGCTGGAATTCTTTCAGAAATCGTCACAATTATAG